The following coding sequences are from one Wenzhouxiangella sp. AB-CW3 window:
- a CDS encoding integrase core domain-containing protein, with amino-acid sequence MDERLRFVARLLEGEKMAPLCREFGISRVTGYKIFNRYKECGLDALCDRSRAPYRQANRLPFQIERTILGIKNEYPSWGAPKIRDKLIRGFPMIKPPAISTVHAVLDRHGLVKRRKRRRYKAQGTALTDSKRPNGLWCADYKGEFKLGNRRYCYPLTISDYRSRFLVACEGLASTKSDFAFSVFERAFKDFGLPEAIRTDNGLPFASPNALFGLSRLSIWWLRLGIRIQRIQPGHPQQNGRHERLHLTLKQETTQPAAFNFLQQQERFDDFIEVYNNQRPHQALSGAYPGEVYTPSARQYQPPDEPDYPWHDRIIRVTRCGRICIGKRKINLSTVFAGQLVGVREVEDQIWLVSFLDYDLGYFDNERGRVEPGPNPFAPDKVLTMCPE; translated from the coding sequence ATGGATGAGAGACTGAGATTCGTCGCCCGCCTCCTCGAAGGCGAGAAGATGGCGCCACTGTGCCGCGAGTTCGGCATCTCCCGTGTCACCGGCTACAAGATCTTCAACCGCTACAAGGAATGCGGCCTGGATGCCCTCTGCGACCGCAGTCGGGCACCCTACCGCCAGGCCAACCGGCTGCCCTTCCAGATCGAACGCACGATCCTCGGGATCAAGAACGAATACCCTTCTTGGGGCGCACCCAAGATCCGCGACAAGCTGATCCGGGGCTTCCCCATGATCAAGCCCCCCGCGATCAGCACGGTACATGCCGTACTCGATCGCCATGGCCTAGTCAAACGCCGCAAGCGGCGCCGTTACAAGGCCCAGGGTACGGCGCTGACTGACTCAAAGCGACCCAACGGGCTGTGGTGTGCCGACTACAAAGGGGAGTTCAAGCTCGGCAATCGGCGCTATTGTTACCCGCTGACCATCAGCGATTACCGCTCTCGTTTCCTGGTCGCCTGCGAAGGGCTGGCATCCACCAAGTCAGACTTCGCATTCAGCGTCTTTGAGCGTGCATTCAAAGACTTCGGCCTGCCCGAGGCCATCCGGACCGACAACGGCCTGCCATTTGCCAGCCCCAATGCCCTGTTCGGCCTGAGTCGGTTGTCGATCTGGTGGTTGCGACTGGGCATCCGTATCCAGCGCATTCAGCCAGGACACCCCCAACAAAACGGCCGTCATGAGCGACTGCACCTGACACTCAAGCAGGAAACGACCCAGCCGGCAGCCTTCAACTTCCTGCAACAGCAGGAGCGGTTCGACGACTTTATCGAGGTGTACAACAACCAGCGCCCACACCAGGCGCTCAGCGGCGCCTATCCAGGCGAGGTATATACACCTTCAGCGCGCCAATACCAGCCGCCTGATGAGCCCGACTATCCCTGGCATGACCGCATCATTCGGGTCACCCGCTGCGGGCGCATCTGCATCGGAAAACGCAAAATCAATCTGAGTACCGTGTTCGCCGGCCAGTTGGTGGGGGTTCGTGAGGTCGAAGACCAGATCTGGCTGGTCAGCTTCCTGGACTACG
- a CDS encoding NADPH-dependent FMN reductase: MITMRLIAVSGSLRKRSFNTRLAELMSELAPEGVELDMQTLHGIPLYDGDLEEKEGVPAAVKGLRTQIQEADGLILVTPEYNAGIPGVLKNALDWLTRPGEEMKPTFGGRKTAIAGATPGAWGTAFAQAGALINLRQLGCELYPGYLRVSRAADRFTASGADEKLREQVTKWLQGFIEFTQ; encoded by the coding sequence ATGATCACAATGAGGTTGATAGCTGTTTCCGGTAGCCTGAGGAAGCGCTCATTCAATACCCGGCTGGCTGAGCTGATGAGCGAACTGGCGCCCGAAGGTGTCGAGCTGGACATGCAAACCTTGCACGGAATTCCGCTCTATGACGGCGATCTGGAAGAAAAAGAGGGCGTTCCCGCAGCCGTGAAGGGCCTGCGCACCCAGATCCAGGAAGCTGATGGGCTGATTCTCGTCACCCCCGAATACAACGCGGGAATACCCGGCGTGCTGAAGAATGCGCTCGACTGGCTGACCCGCCCGGGCGAGGAAATGAAACCCACCTTCGGCGGCCGCAAGACCGCCATTGCCGGCGCCACGCCAGGCGCCTGGGGCACGGCCTTTGCCCAGGCCGGCGCCCTGATCAACCTCCGCCAGCTCGGCTGCGAGCTGTATCCAGGCTACCTGCGTGTCTCCAGAGCCGCCGACCGCTTCACCGCAAGCGGTGCCGACGAAAAGCTGCGTGAACAGGTAACAAAATGGCTACAAGGGTTTATTGAGTTCACCCAATAG
- a CDS encoding efflux RND transporter permease subunit, with translation MTLPELAIRRHVLAYMVSAVMVLFGLIGFNRIGVDRFPEIEFPLVSVTTVLPGASPEVVEASVSSIVEGAVNSVPGIDFVQSTSSPGVSNVLITFNLAKDIDVAFNEVQAKVNQIVRQLPQDAEPPVVAKVEVDASPIMWISLQGDRTLQQLNQYADNVIRQRLETIDGVGEVRIGGRRERTIRVEVDLDRMAAYGVTPNDIQQAFAGEHIQFPGGFLVSGQTESLVKLDLEFHSVEALEEMIVRYADGAPVRLSDFAEVVDGLADFRSLARFNGEPNVGLGIVKIAGTNTVAIVDAVRERLEEEIIPQLPPGMKIQIASDDSEMIREIVQALQEHLVEGALLAALVVLIFLRSWRATIIIALAIPVSLLAAIAVIFLMGYTFNTMTLLALLLLIGVVVDDAIVVLENIYRHRQDVDPDPEKAAISGSNQVFFAIIATTLTLVSIFASVVFLGGIIGRFFESFAVTVTVGVLASSLVALTLTPVLSARFLRVRRRGETRGRTYRALDRFFSGLNRGYRRLLEWSLGHRWSVIGLAFLVVLSSGLFFATIDSEFVPEEDEGRFVVFFRAPLGTGIEATDRYLTEIEQVLGSREEVRSYFTAIGLGAAGEVNRGIAFARMVERDQRDIRQQDFLAELRNELAEIPGVIAFAAPPSIVGGQRGDPLQFAVTGPDLDRVAELARQMRDRLQDVEGMGQLDLDLQLDLPQIDVEVDRIRTAELGMRSADVAFAVNMLVGGLDIARYNDEPGDGERYDIRVKAAEGQISSPDDLNRIFMRSAEGELVRLDAVARGLERLAPAVISRFDLNYAADFYGNPEMSLAAAIEAIDEIAEDVLPLGFQVDYKAEAREFQQTLQYVLFAFFLAIVLVFIVLASQFNSFIQPLIVMVAQPLAVIGGVMLLWLTGNSLNIYSMIGMVLLVGLVAKNSILLVDLTNQFRAAGKEVDEALRNACPIRLRPVLMTSLTVILALTPPALGLGAGADTNGPLAIAVIGGMISSTLLTLVVVPAVYSLVENRMQRIKNRHAAEGA, from the coding sequence ATGACGCTACCGGAGTTGGCCATTCGGCGCCATGTGCTCGCCTACATGGTATCGGCGGTCATGGTGTTGTTCGGCCTGATCGGATTCAACCGCATCGGCGTCGATCGCTTTCCGGAAATCGAGTTTCCCCTGGTCTCGGTCACCACGGTCCTTCCGGGCGCCAGCCCGGAGGTCGTGGAGGCCAGTGTCAGTTCCATCGTCGAAGGGGCCGTCAACAGTGTGCCTGGCATTGATTTCGTGCAATCGACCTCGTCGCCGGGTGTATCCAATGTTCTGATTACCTTCAACCTGGCCAAGGACATCGATGTGGCCTTCAACGAGGTTCAGGCGAAGGTCAACCAGATCGTGCGTCAGTTGCCACAAGATGCAGAGCCGCCCGTAGTGGCCAAGGTCGAGGTCGATGCCAGCCCGATCATGTGGATCTCCCTGCAGGGAGATCGCACCCTGCAGCAGCTCAACCAGTATGCCGACAATGTCATCAGACAGCGCCTGGAAACCATTGATGGTGTCGGGGAGGTGCGCATTGGCGGACGGCGCGAACGGACCATCCGGGTCGAGGTCGATCTCGACCGCATGGCTGCCTATGGCGTCACCCCGAATGACATTCAGCAGGCTTTTGCCGGTGAGCACATACAGTTCCCCGGGGGCTTCCTGGTGTCCGGGCAGACCGAGTCGCTGGTCAAGCTCGATCTCGAGTTTCACAGCGTGGAAGCGCTTGAAGAGATGATCGTGCGCTATGCGGATGGGGCGCCAGTCCGTTTATCGGATTTCGCCGAGGTCGTTGACGGCCTGGCCGACTTCCGTTCGCTGGCCCGCTTCAACGGCGAACCGAATGTCGGGCTGGGGATCGTGAAGATCGCCGGCACCAACACCGTGGCCATTGTCGATGCCGTGCGCGAGCGGCTGGAAGAAGAGATCATTCCGCAATTGCCCCCCGGCATGAAGATTCAGATTGCCTCGGACGATTCGGAGATGATTCGAGAAATCGTTCAGGCACTGCAGGAGCACTTGGTCGAAGGGGCTCTGCTTGCCGCGCTCGTGGTGCTGATCTTCCTGCGATCCTGGCGCGCAACCATCATTATTGCACTGGCCATCCCGGTATCTCTGCTGGCTGCCATTGCCGTCATCTTCTTGATGGGCTACACCTTCAATACGATGACGCTGCTGGCCCTGCTGCTGCTGATCGGGGTGGTGGTCGATGATGCCATTGTGGTGCTGGAGAATATCTATCGGCACCGGCAGGATGTCGACCCGGATCCGGAGAAAGCGGCAATCTCCGGTTCCAATCAGGTCTTTTTCGCCATTATTGCGACCACCCTGACGCTGGTCTCCATCTTCGCCTCTGTGGTCTTTCTGGGTGGCATCATCGGTCGTTTCTTTGAATCCTTTGCGGTGACCGTCACGGTGGGCGTGCTGGCCTCGTCACTGGTTGCGCTGACCCTGACTCCCGTGCTCAGTGCCCGTTTTCTGCGGGTACGTCGTCGCGGCGAGACACGTGGCCGAACCTATCGTGCACTGGACCGTTTCTTCTCCGGGCTCAATCGCGGCTACCGTCGATTGCTGGAATGGAGCCTCGGGCATCGCTGGAGCGTGATTGGCCTGGCGTTTCTGGTGGTACTCAGTTCCGGCCTGTTCTTCGCCACCATCGATTCGGAGTTCGTGCCCGAGGAGGATGAGGGTCGCTTCGTCGTGTTCTTTCGCGCGCCACTGGGCACCGGTATTGAAGCCACCGATCGCTACCTGACCGAAATTGAGCAGGTGCTGGGTTCGCGTGAAGAGGTGCGCAGCTATTTCACGGCCATCGGTCTTGGTGCCGCCGGTGAGGTCAACCGGGGTATTGCCTTTGCGCGCATGGTCGAACGGGACCAACGCGACATCCGTCAGCAGGACTTTCTGGCAGAACTGCGCAATGAGCTGGCTGAAATTCCGGGGGTTATTGCCTTTGCCGCGCCGCCGTCCATCGTGGGTGGTCAGCGTGGCGATCCGCTACAGTTTGCCGTTACCGGGCCCGACCTGGATCGAGTGGCCGAGCTGGCCCGGCAAATGCGTGATCGCCTGCAAGACGTGGAGGGCATGGGGCAGTTGGACCTGGATCTGCAACTGGATCTTCCGCAGATCGATGTTGAAGTCGACCGCATCCGCACCGCCGAGCTGGGCATGCGCTCGGCCGATGTGGCTTTTGCCGTCAATATGCTGGTCGGCGGGCTGGATATCGCACGCTACAACGATGAACCCGGCGATGGCGAGCGCTACGACATACGCGTCAAGGCCGCCGAAGGGCAGATCAGCAGCCCCGATGATCTGAATCGCATTTTCATGCGCAGCGCCGAAGGCGAGCTGGTGCGCCTTGACGCCGTGGCGCGTGGCCTGGAGCGCCTGGCGCCCGCGGTCATATCACGGTTCGATCTCAACTATGCTGCTGACTTCTACGGCAACCCCGAGATGTCGCTGGCCGCCGCCATCGAGGCCATCGACGAGATTGCCGAAGACGTCCTGCCCCTGGGCTTCCAGGTCGACTACAAGGCCGAGGCCAGAGAATTCCAGCAGACACTGCAATACGTGCTGTTCGCCTTCTTCCTGGCCATCGTGCTGGTCTTCATTGTTCTGGCCAGCCAGTTCAATTCCTTTATTCAGCCGCTGATCGTGATGGTGGCCCAGCCCCTGGCGGTCATCGGTGGCGTCATGCTGCTGTGGCTGACCGGCAACTCGCTCAATATCTATTCAATGATCGGCATGGTGCTGCTGGTCGGGCTGGTGGCCAAGAACTCCATCTTGCTGGTGGACCTGACCAACCAGTTCCGGGCGGCCGGGAAGGAGGTCGACGAAGCGTTGCGCAATGCCTGCCCGATCAGGTTGCGGCCAGTGCTGATGACTTCCCTGACCGTCATACTCGCTCTGACCCCACCAGCTCTTGGCCTGGGTGCGGGTGCCGACACCAACGGGCCACTGGCCATCGCGGTGATCGGCGGCATGATCAGCTCGACCCTGCTCACACTGGTGGTGGTCCCCGCCGTATACTCTCTGGTCGAAAACCGCATGCAGCGGATCAAGAACCGACACGCAGCAGAAGGAGCATGA
- a CDS encoding efflux RND transporter periplasmic adaptor subunit: MKTSSAKLLILLLLLIITGCARDDEDDSSERRTAVTVKVAESRELERREVSVGRLETTSAPAVAAETAGRVARIHRDAGDQIEAGDLLAELEGQPQRIAVNAARAEVRRLQALLDNEQRRADRLTRLAERQSVAQDQLDEATTAVEGFEAQLESAQARLEDAEYNLERTRMISPVSGRVQRRMVSAGDFVSVGQVAFELVSDEKLRAILPLPEHLQDRIEPGLPVRLSIPARPDEAVDATLTELRPAVGERSRAIEVIVELDNPGSWRPGGSVKGEVIVSRHEAVVVSPASLVRRPAGQVVFVAEAGRALQREVETGLRTADHVEIVEGLEAGEKVVVDGAGFLSDDAAIEVRDEGAGS, from the coding sequence ATGAAGACCTCAAGCGCTAAATTGCTCATCCTCCTGTTGTTGCTGATTATCACGGGATGCGCGCGCGACGACGAAGACGATTCCTCCGAGCGGCGCACCGCGGTAACAGTGAAGGTGGCCGAGAGTCGGGAGCTGGAGCGACGCGAAGTATCCGTGGGGCGGCTGGAAACGACTTCCGCGCCAGCCGTGGCTGCCGAGACGGCCGGACGGGTCGCGCGGATTCACCGGGATGCCGGTGACCAGATCGAAGCGGGTGATTTGCTCGCTGAGCTGGAAGGGCAGCCACAGCGTATCGCGGTCAATGCCGCTCGGGCCGAGGTGCGGCGACTGCAGGCCTTGCTGGACAATGAACAGCGTCGGGCCGATCGACTGACCCGCCTGGCCGAGCGTCAATCCGTGGCGCAGGACCAGCTCGACGAGGCCACAACAGCCGTGGAGGGATTTGAGGCGCAGCTGGAATCGGCCCAGGCTCGACTCGAGGATGCCGAGTACAACCTGGAGCGGACCCGAATGATCAGCCCGGTCAGTGGAAGAGTGCAGCGCCGCATGGTCAGCGCCGGTGATTTCGTGAGTGTCGGCCAGGTAGCTTTCGAGCTGGTCTCCGATGAAAAACTGCGTGCCATTCTGCCTCTGCCCGAACACCTGCAGGATCGGATCGAGCCGGGGCTGCCGGTACGTCTTTCCATTCCCGCCCGTCCCGACGAGGCGGTGGATGCCACGCTCACCGAGTTGCGACCGGCGGTGGGGGAGCGCTCGCGTGCCATAGAGGTGATCGTGGAGCTCGACAATCCGGGTAGCTGGCGGCCCGGCGGCTCGGTCAAGGGTGAAGTTATCGTTTCACGCCACGAAGCCGTGGTGGTATCTCCTGCCAGCCTGGTGCGGCGACCGGCCGGGCAGGTGGTATTCGTGGCCGAAGCGGGGCGTGCCTTGCAGCGCGAGGTGGAAACCGGGCTGCGCACGGCCGATCATGTCGAGATTGTCGAGGGACTGGAAGCGGGTGAAAAGGTGGTGGTCGATGGTGCGGGCTTTCTCAGTGATGATGCCGCCATCGAGGTTCGCGACGAAGGAGCGGGCTCATGA
- a CDS encoding TetR/AcrR family transcriptional regulator, translating to MVQTTQGGSEAVTAAKDAGSGRQRLLTAAAEEFSEHGYAGASIAAIAARAGVGKSTIFHHFESKDALYLAVIEAAAGEFARTLDQVLDGTRDVHDSLAEFQLAHLQHMFRNGKVAALVLRELRGEGPGKVAGQVRDVVAGNFQRLVNYLAAVRELGGIRQDVEPRVAALTMLSVNAFAFQFREVLRDFPGLDVEQAPDRFAAAVTDLVFRGLKVIPEAKGDKE from the coding sequence ATGGTTCAGACGACACAAGGTGGGTCGGAAGCGGTGACTGCGGCGAAGGATGCTGGATCTGGTCGGCAACGGCTGCTCACAGCGGCTGCCGAAGAGTTTTCCGAGCATGGTTATGCCGGTGCATCGATTGCCGCCATTGCCGCGCGTGCCGGAGTGGGCAAGTCGACGATTTTTCATCACTTCGAGTCCAAGGATGCGCTGTATCTGGCGGTGATCGAGGCGGCGGCCGGGGAGTTCGCCCGTACCCTCGATCAAGTGCTCGACGGGACGCGCGATGTGCACGACAGTCTGGCCGAGTTCCAGTTGGCACACTTACAGCACATGTTTCGCAACGGGAAGGTGGCCGCGCTGGTATTGCGCGAGTTGCGTGGCGAAGGGCCCGGCAAGGTGGCCGGGCAGGTGCGCGATGTCGTGGCGGGAAACTTTCAGAGGCTGGTGAATTATCTGGCAGCCGTGCGTGAACTTGGGGGTATTCGCCAGGATGTCGAGCCCCGTGTGGCTGCGCTGACGATGTTGTCGGTCAATGCCTTTGCCTTTCAGTTTCGCGAGGTTCTGAGAGATTTTCCCGGTCTGGATGTCGAGCAGGCGCCGGATCGGTTCGCCGCCGCGGTCACCGACCTGGTGTTTCGCGGCCTCAAAGTGATACCAGAAGCAAAAGGCGACAAGGAATGA
- a CDS encoding enoyl-ACP reductase, whose translation MGMLDGKKALIVGVASPRSIAWGIAEAMHREGAELAFTYQNDKLRSRVEKIAEKTGSKLVLPLDVAEDEQIEQVFETLGNEWQGLDNIIHAVGFAPREQLEGEFADVIDREGFRIAHDISSYSFAALARAGRPLMKDRKASMLTLSYLGAVRAMPSYNVMGLAKASLEASVRYLAHGLGPDGIRVNGISAGPIKTLAAAGISKFRSMLDHVEATAPLRRSVTTEDVGNTAAFLCSDLAGGITGEITYVDAGYNIVGMAGLE comes from the coding sequence ATGGGCATGCTGGACGGCAAGAAAGCCCTCATCGTCGGTGTTGCCAGCCCGCGCTCGATCGCATGGGGCATCGCCGAAGCCATGCACCGCGAAGGTGCGGAACTGGCGTTCACCTACCAGAATGACAAGCTGCGTTCACGCGTCGAGAAGATTGCCGAGAAAACCGGCTCGAAGCTCGTGCTGCCGCTGGATGTGGCCGAAGACGAGCAGATCGAGCAGGTATTCGAAACGCTCGGCAACGAATGGCAGGGGCTGGACAACATCATCCACGCCGTGGGCTTTGCGCCACGTGAGCAACTCGAGGGTGAATTCGCCGACGTGATTGATCGCGAAGGCTTCCGCATTGCCCACGACATATCGAGCTACAGCTTTGCCGCGCTGGCCAGGGCCGGCCGTCCCTTGATGAAAGACCGAAAAGCGTCAATGCTCACGCTCAGCTATCTGGGCGCGGTACGGGCCATGCCCAGCTACAACGTCATGGGACTGGCCAAGGCATCCCTGGAAGCGTCGGTACGCTACCTGGCTCATGGACTGGGACCCGACGGCATTCGCGTCAACGGCATCTCGGCCGGCCCGATCAAGACCCTGGCCGCCGCGGGCATCTCGAAGTTCCGCAGCATGCTGGACCATGTCGAAGCCACCGCCCCCCTTCGCCGCAGTGTGACCACCGAGGACGTCGGCAACACCGCCGCCTTCCTGTGTTCAGACCTGGCCGGCGGCATCACCGGCGAGATCACCTACGTCGATGCCGGCTACAACATCGTCGGCATGGCCGGGCTGGAGTAG
- a CDS encoding SurA N-terminal domain-containing protein: MLQAIRDRVTGIVAIFVLGLLAVPFLFFGMESYMRAVPQDAVAVVGDDEIPGNEFQAEFARHRAELRQQMGDDYDDIATNQPTYRREFLETMIDELLLRQHTEQLGLVVSDRAIAEVLRQVPQFQIDGQFNPQAYRMALSAAGQTPRSFEQELRQDVLARLLPGAIADTVIVTEAEIDRHIRLQNQTRQFAMVEIPVERFHDDIDVTDADVEAYYEDNLEAFTTEEAVRLAYVELIAEDLVTDATLDEDELRRRYEAARERYLTPEARRASHILIETTDERDELAARELARELRDRIADGEDFAELAREYSDDFVSAEQGGDLGWIEPDDMVEAFEDALYAMDSEGDLSEPVETRFGWHVIRLDDIRPPEGMSFEEARSEILEEYVERQREDLYIELSERMVDLVFADDSSLEPLADDLGLEIQHTERFTRAGGDGIAANSEVVEAAFSDLVLVEGAVSDPIELSRNHMVAIKVDEHFPAEPRPLAEVESEIRSLIIDERAAEMARELAQRIVEAAGDGGVDLAAAAEAEGLDVEEFDRVGRNDFQHGPEFVQALFRLQDPGEAPELHILPRQGSHAVVRLEAVRPGEPAAASDMERNLARQQIQFSRMGYEITGLIEWLRDNTRIRVVEERL, from the coding sequence ATGCTTCAGGCCATTCGTGATCGTGTCACCGGCATCGTAGCCATCTTCGTACTCGGGCTGCTGGCCGTTCCCTTTCTGTTCTTCGGTATGGAGAGCTACATGCGGGCGGTGCCGCAGGATGCCGTGGCGGTGGTCGGTGACGACGAGATTCCGGGCAACGAATTCCAGGCCGAGTTCGCCCGCCACCGGGCGGAGCTGCGACAGCAAATGGGCGATGACTACGACGACATCGCCACCAACCAGCCGACCTATCGTCGCGAGTTTCTCGAGACCATGATCGACGAGTTGTTGTTGCGGCAGCATACCGAGCAGCTCGGGCTGGTGGTTTCCGATCGTGCCATTGCCGAAGTGTTGCGCCAGGTGCCGCAATTTCAGATCGACGGTCAGTTCAATCCGCAGGCTTACCGCATGGCGCTGAGTGCTGCCGGCCAGACGCCGCGTTCGTTTGAGCAGGAGTTGCGCCAGGATGTGTTGGCCCGACTGCTGCCGGGGGCGATTGCCGACACCGTCATCGTTACCGAAGCAGAAATCGACCGTCATATCCGGTTGCAGAACCAGACCCGGCAGTTTGCCATGGTCGAGATTCCCGTCGAGCGCTTCCACGACGATATCGATGTGACCGATGCCGATGTCGAGGCCTATTATGAAGACAACCTGGAGGCTTTCACGACCGAGGAAGCCGTTCGCCTGGCCTATGTCGAACTGATTGCTGAGGATCTGGTCACCGATGCCACCCTGGACGAAGACGAATTGCGTCGGCGCTACGAGGCGGCCCGTGAGCGTTACCTGACCCCGGAGGCTCGGCGGGCTTCCCATATCCTCATCGAGACAACGGATGAGCGCGACGAGCTCGCTGCACGCGAACTGGCGCGTGAATTGCGTGATCGGATCGCCGACGGCGAAGACTTCGCTGAACTGGCCAGAGAGTATTCAGACGACTTCGTCTCGGCCGAGCAGGGTGGGGACCTGGGCTGGATCGAGCCCGATGACATGGTCGAGGCATTCGAGGATGCGCTGTATGCGATGGATTCCGAAGGCGATTTGTCAGAGCCCGTTGAAACCCGCTTCGGCTGGCATGTCATCCGCCTGGACGATATCCGGCCGCCGGAAGGAATGAGCTTCGAGGAGGCGCGTTCCGAGATTCTCGAGGAGTACGTCGAGCGGCAGCGCGAGGATCTTTATATCGAACTGTCTGAGCGCATGGTCGACCTGGTGTTTGCCGACGACAGCAGTCTGGAGCCCCTGGCTGATGATCTGGGCCTGGAGATTCAGCACACCGAGCGCTTTACCCGGGCTGGTGGTGACGGTATTGCTGCCAACTCCGAAGTGGTCGAGGCTGCTTTTTCCGACCTGGTGCTGGTCGAGGGTGCCGTCTCAGATCCCATCGAGCTGAGCCGCAATCACATGGTGGCGATCAAGGTTGACGAGCATTTCCCGGCCGAGCCGCGTCCGCTGGCCGAGGTGGAAAGCGAGATCCGCAGTCTTATCATCGATGAGCGGGCGGCGGAGATGGCGCGTGAATTGGCACAGCGCATCGTTGAGGCGGCTGGAGACGGCGGCGTCGACCTGGCCGCAGCGGCAGAAGCCGAAGGTCTGGATGTCGAAGAATTTGATCGCGTTGGCCGCAATGATTTTCAGCATGGTCCTGAATTCGTACAGGCCCTGTTCCGTCTGCAGGATCCGGGTGAAGCACCTGAGCTTCACATCCTACCGCGCCAGGGCAGCCATGCCGTGGTGCGCCTGGAAGCAGTTCGGCCGGGAGAGCCGGCGGCCGCGTCCGACATGGAGCGCAACCTGGCGCGCCAGCAGATCCAGTTTTCGCGAATGGGCTACGAGATTACGGGTTTGATCGAATGGCTGCGCGATAACACTCGCATCCGGGTCGTTGAAGAGCGGTTGTGA
- a CDS encoding HU family DNA-binding protein, with product MHKRYNVWRETNMNKSELIDSISADSGLSKADAQRALDATIDSITKALKKGDTVSLVGFGTFSVKERAARTGRNPATGETIKIKASKNPSFKAGKGFKDAIK from the coding sequence ATCCACAAAAGATATAATGTCTGGAGAGAGACGAATATGAATAAATCTGAACTGATTGATAGCATTTCTGCTGATTCTGGTTTGTCAAAGGCAGATGCTCAGCGCGCACTTGACGCGACCATTGATTCGATCACCAAGGCGCTGAAGAAGGGCGACACCGTCTCGCTGGTCGGCTTTGGAACCTTTTCTGTCAAGGAGCGCGCCGCTCGCACCGGCCGTAACCCTGCAACCGGTGAAACAATCAAGATCAAGGCATCGAAGAATCCTTCATTCAAGGCTGGTAAAGGCTTCAAGGATGCGATAAAATAA